In Lolium rigidum isolate FL_2022 chromosome 3, APGP_CSIRO_Lrig_0.1, whole genome shotgun sequence, the genomic window tgtgagttgctatgcatgtccgtcttgtctgaagtaagagagatctaccaccttaatggttggggcatgcatattgttagagaagaacattgggccgctaactaaagccatgaatcatggtggaagtttcagttttggacatatatcctcaatctcatacgagaacactaattgttgctacatgcttatgcattaaagaggagtccattatctcgttgtccatgttgtcccggtatggatgtctaagttgagaataatcaaaagcgagaaatccaaaatgcgagctttctccttagacctttgtacaggaggcatggaggtacccctttgtgacacttggttaaaacatgtgtattgcgatgatccagtagtccaagctaattaggacaaggtgcgggcactattagtatactatgcatgaggcttgcaacttgtaagatataatttacatgatacatatgctttattactaccgttgacaaaattgtttcttgttttcctaaataaaagctctagcacaaatatagcaatcgatgctttcctctttgaaggacctttcttttacttttatgttgagtcagttcacctatctctctccacctcaagaagcaaacaattgtgtgaattgtgcattgattcctacatacttgcatattgcacttgttatattactctatgttgacaatgatccatgagatatacatgttacaagttgaaagcaaccgctgaaacttaatcttcctttgtgttgcttcaatacccttactttgatttattgctttatgagttaactcttatgcaagacttattgatgcttgtcttgaagtactattcatgaaaagtctttgctttatgattcacttgtttactcatgtcattaccattgttttgatcgctgcattcattacatgtgtttacaatagtatgatcaaggttatgatggcatgtcactccagaaattatctttgttatcgtttacctgcttgggacgagcgaggaactaagcttagggatgctgatacgtctccgacgtatcgataatttcttgtgttccatgccacattattgatgatttctacatgttatatgcacactttatgtcatattcgtgcattttatggaactaacctattaacaagatgccgaagtgccagttgctgttttctgctgtttttggtttcgtaaatcctagtaaagaaatattctcggaattggacgaaatcaacgcctgtgttcctattttgcccggaagcatccagaacacccgagagccgccgaggagggccttgtgggccccggacgacggggtggcgcggctcgggggtggcccgcgccccctatggtgtcgtcgcctcgttgacctcccgacgccgcctcttcgcctatataaaggtcccggacctaaaaccttgagacggaaaagccacggtacgagaaaccttccgagccgccgccatcgcgaagccaagatccgggggacaggagtctctgttccggcacgccgccgggacggggaagtgcccccggaaggcttctccatcaacaccaccgccatcttcatcaccgttgttgtctcccatgaggagggagtagttctccatcgaggctcggggctgcaccggtagctatgtggttaatctctctcctatgtacttcaatacaataatctcatgagctgccttacatgattgagattcatatgatgatgcttgtaatctagatgtcattatgctagtcaagtgggttttacttatgtgatctccggagactccttgtcccacgtgtgtaaaggtgacaagtgtgtgcatcgtgtgggtctcttaggctatatttcacagaatacttattcactcgttatgaatggcatagtgaagtgcttatctatatccctttatgattgcaatgtgttttgtatcacaatttatccgtgtgctactctagtgatgttattaaagtagttttattcctcccgcacggtgtaatggtgacaagtgtgtgcatccgtgttagtacttggcgtaggctatgattatgatctcttgtagattatgaagttaactattgctatgatggtattgatgtgatctattcctcctacatagtgtgaaggtgacagtgtgcatgcttgtgttagtacttggtttagtcgtgttggtctttcatgcactctaaggttatttaaatatgaacattgaattgtggagcttgttaactccggcattgagggttcgtgtaatcctacgcaatgtgttcatcatccaacaagagagtgtagagtatgcatttatctattccgttatgtgatcaatgttgagagtgtccactagtgaaagtgtaatccctaggccttgttcctaaatactgctatcgctgcttgtttactgttttactgcgttactactgctgcgttactactgcttgtttactgtcctaggcaaagcacttttctggtgccgttgccactactcatacttatttataccacctgtatttcactatctcttcgccgaactagtgcacctattaggtgtgttggggacacaagagacttcttgctttgtggttgcaggggttgcatgagagggatatctttgacctcttcctccctgagttcgataaaccttgggtgatccacttaagggaaacttgctgctgttctacaaacctctgctcttggaggcccaacactgtctacaacaatagaagcacccgtagacatcactccccgCCGCCGgtctcctctccggcgagccgccgtcggctaCGTCCCTCCGCTCCGGATCATCAAGGCCAAGGAGCAGTGGGCTAAGGACGAGCGGCTCTGGATGGCACGGCCGCGCTCGCCTCGATgttcgtcatctccggcgaggcaGGGACATGGGCGACGGCCGTGGTTGTCCTCGGTGGCGCGCTGGCCGCGGCGGATCTCATCTTCCGCACCACTACCtcgcgccatcaccatcatcgggAAGAGGGACAGGTGGCCGCTGCACTCCGTCTCTCCCTCATGTGCTCAGGTATCCCTATGTCTGCCACCCTTCTCAGCTCAATCTCTTCTCCAGCCGTCGCACTTGTCTTCTCCTTCTCCCTGAGGTTTTCTGTTTGTGCCTCTCAACGGGCCAGGAGGGGAAAAGGTGGAGGTCGTTGGGAGATGGGTGGCGCCCAGATCTTCATGAATTTAGGTTAGGTGATTTCTTCATTTCCACCATGTTCTAAGCTTCATCCTTGTATACACAGTGTTAGCTAAACCATTAAGaagtagcacatttatttatatgaATTTGTTTTGACATATTTGTTGATCTCTTCTAAAATTGCAGGACCTGCTAAATTTAGTCGCAGTTAAAGATGTTGATGTTGATACTGTTTTGTTGCTTAACTCATGTAACAAGACAGGTTATTTATCTTCATCATGCATTTTCTGAAATGTTTTCTGTTAGCCGCTGAATTTTGTTAAGGAATCAAGTTACTGTTGTCCATTGAAAGTTAATATTTTATTCCAAAGTTATTTCAACTAATGTCTGATTGCAAGTTCTTCTATCAGGAAATTATTAGAGATTTACCCAAGCAACTGAAGATTTTTGATCTCTCTGCAGTTAGCTCTCCGCAAAGTCAAGCTTAATAACCTATGTAGGTATGCTTGGTCACATAATAGCTAATCATTCTTATGAGTGACTTACCATGCTCGCAGTATTTCCTATTGCGTAACATCAGAGAGTACAAAGAGTGGTATGGGCATGCTCATAGCGCACCGGAACTTCAGGTTTTTTGACTACTTTCCCCTACAGACGTCCAGTTCTTGCCAATATCTGGTCTTTGTGGAGCCAATATGAAGACCAGGATGGATAAAAGCATTTGTAGCTGGTGGGATGGTCCTTGCCTTTTTGAAGTTCTAGACCGTATCGAAGTTCCTTTGCGTGACCCCAGGGGTCCTGTAAGGTTTGAAGGCTATGTGCATGCTCATTTAACCTTTTTTAGTTTGTATACTCCATTTGCTGGAAAATGCATGTGATGCTTTGGACTGACATTGTATCCAATGTTTAAGTTTTGATTGTCAACATATTGATGATATGCTAGCAAAGATATATTATATTGTGAACTACTTTTCTTTACAAATTGCTTTTGTATTGTTGATATTGTATGTATTACTGGTCGAAGATGGAGAACAAATTTTCTAAAACATCTTTTTGCTTTGATATAGGTAGTATACACAGCTAATATAGATAGCTTTGCTCCTCTCTATAGATATCTTATTATTCTGAATTCATCGTGTGAATCTTTGTTCCAAAACAAATGGCTATTCAAAAGGAAAATTGATACAGTTTCTTGTATTATCCTTTTTATTCTGTTCTGGCCTTCGTATAGAAGGCTGATTTATTTGTTGTGTTGATCAGATGCCAAATGCAAGCTTTACAGTTCTCTTTCTTAACAATGCAGGATGCCAATAATTGATAAATATAAAGATATGGGCACTGTTGTAATGGGGAAATTAGAGTCTGGGACTATCAGGGAGGGTGACAGTTTGTTGGTTATGCCGAACAAGGTATGTTTATCTTATCTCAATGTAACACCCATTGTCTGCCCCTTCTACTTGGGACTATGCAATTCAATTTGTGTGCAATGTCTCTTGTTGGAGCAGTCAAACGTGAAAGTCATTGGTATAAACTTGGATGAGAAGAAAGTACGGCGTGCTGGACCTGGTGAGAATGTTCGCGTAAAACTGTCTGGAATTGAAGAGGATGATATTATGGCTGGTTTTGTGCTTTCAAGCATTGGTAAGTACATTCTTCAAGAAAAGTTAATATGTTCATTATATTATTAGGTTGCCATGACCGTGAATCCAGCTCGGTTGGCATGAGAAGAACACAGACCTAGGGCCGGTGCAGAAATAATGAGCAGCTTGAGGACAACCTGCATGTGCTGCAGAGGTGTGATATGGCGGTGCATGGTATGCTAGGCCCACTAAGGGCATGTGCTGCAGAGGTGTGATATGGCGGTGCATGGTATAAATAAGTTGAAGGAGACTACTTTTCACATTTACTGTGTTTTCTTCTGGCATGTAATATTGCATAATCTGTATAATACATGGTTTATGCATATGGGATACAAATatattgtggtttgaatatggaACCGTTTTTCTTTAATGAAAATCGGATTGATATTCTTTTGTTCAGTACATAGATTTTGTTATATTTCATATGTTCATTGTAGTAGCAACTTCTGTATATTTGTGGGTTATCTTTCAGTGTGCTCTGTGTAGTAGCAATGCTGCATCTAACATGTCATAGATttggtttaattttttttgccaacaCTTGTTTTTCTATACGAGTGATCACCAATTTGTAAGTATATATAATTATCAGGATACACAATTATGAACAGCAGTGTTTCTCTTCCTAATTTTTATTCTTTTAACTAATTTGCATTCTACAATTGCAATATTCTAGGCTATTTTCACTGCTGGCTACAAGGCAGTGTTACATATCCACTCTGTCGTTGAGGAGTGTGAGATTGTTGATCTCATAGAGGAAATCGACATAATGAAAGAaacggatccaaagaaaaagaagCCAAAGCGGAAGCCTCTCTTTGTGAAGAATGGCGCTGTTGTAGTTTGTCGTATTCAGGTATTAATCCAGAACATCATTAGTATAGCATAACTTTTCATTGCTTGTAGAACTAATTGTAATGTTCCATGCAATCAGGTGAATAATTTGATATGCATAGAGAAGTTCTCTGATTCCCCTCAGCTTGGAAGGTTTACTCTACGAACGGAAGGCAAGTGTTCAAGCTTCGGAACATATTTTCTTTACCTTCTAGAGTGAACACAACTGAGTTGTTTTGTTTATCTTGAGGACCGCTATGGATTCATTTTTTTCCACATTTCTTCATAATCCTCGGCACTGTTGTACCACATAGTCTACTATTGTGAACTTTTTACTATTACCTCTGGTCCTAAATACTTGTCGTAGGTTCAATGGATCTAAGGTTCAATGGATCTATATATATTTTAGCCTATATTTCGCCTAAATCTGCGACAAGTATTTAGAGCTGGAGGGAGTAGTTACTTTTGCCCTTATTTCAGGCTGCACTGACACCCTGAAGCTGGCCCTTTAAATGCTAAAATTAATTTTCTTTCCATGGTTCGGTGAACTAAAGTTCAGAATAAGGCCTACTATGCATGTTTCTATGCGAGATAAGATGTATGATAGGGGTTTAGGAAGTCAAACCAATTGAGTATTTTTGTGTCTACTTAAAAACCTTGCAACTTTGAACTATTGTGCTTGGTTCAGTTCCGCCATTGGTTTTGCGTACAACATGTGGCCAAGAGAAACTTGAGCGCATAGAAATGAAAGATTGTAGCCTTGCAACTTTCCTTTCGCGTGTCGTAATATGCTCCAGGATTAGTTGCCGATACAGCGATGCCCCTCCTTTACCTGACCAACTATGCACCACTCTTTATTGTCTGAAAGTTGTATCTTGACTAGAGCACATAGAAATTTATTTCATATtgtaacttttattttgaaaaaacaaCTTATTTATCACGAGATATGTCTCAGCCCTTAGTAAGTAATTCGCATTAATTTCTTGCTCTTTTTTCACAATTATTGAAGTAATTCAAATATCTAGAGACATCTCTATTCAATGTTTGATGTTTTCAGCTTCTGAATATACTATGACGCTATTACTTCAGCTCctgaatactgaaattcctagcaAGTAGCTGatgttttttcttattttttgggtACTTCTTTGTGTCCGTGTTTGCTGTTTGACTGATTTAGCATCAAATTTTGAATATAATTGATTCATGTTCTCTTCATTATTTTCCCTAATATATATGGTATTTCTTTTATATTGTAGCATCTGAACAGAATCAGAAACTTTGAACTGGACTAACACACATATGACAATCAGGTCAGTGTTTCTTCTCTTACGTTCGCAGCAAAAAGTGCAGGGACCAACCTATTTTGTCATTTCAAATACCATTTTATTTACATTATGTAGTATCGTACTCTAACCTGACATTGATGGTTTCAGCGTTGAATAAGTTTGTATTTTTTTGAACATTCAGATCTATTCTGAATGTCATTTGGTCGCGCAACACAGTTTTGAAGGTTCTCACAACCATTACTCATCAGTTTCCAGGTGAAGAAGAAGCAGTTATTCCGGAATTTCATGACTATCACATTATTTGGTGCTTTTGGGACAATGATATCCTTCTTCATGATATGTTATGGTTGATCAAAACAATTTCTTTAGAAGTTCCCACCAGGTAGTATAAGATGTTGTTATGCCAGAGGTAAATAGTTATATGCGTCACTGTAATGTTCATCGATGCATGCATCCAGAGTTTGGTAGATCAAATGTGTAGGTTGGCGCTTTATCTTGCTCATTTGCAAAAATATCTTGCTCTTTATCTGAATGGATGGCCTTTGGCCACTTTATCTTCGATCGGTTTTTATTATCATTGCTCAACATTTCACGTGCCTTCTCCTATTAGTGGCGGTGAACCAAAGAAACCATTTAGAACTACATAGGAGTAAAAAAAGGAGAGGAGTGTAAATAGTTAGGATCGAGGCCTGATTATATTGAGATGTTAAGAATTAATCTTTCAGCCCGCACAACGGAGACTAAAATGTCAATTTACCTGGCTGATTTCTTCCTTCTATTGTAGTACAAAGTAGTACAATTGTGCTACCAATTTTAAATATGCACTGAAACTTATGCTTTTCAATTTCAAAGACTAATTGAGACTGAGTATAAACGAAGAGTTCATGTTCTATCATACATGCTTTTCTGAATATAACTGAACCTATGTGTTCTAACCTCGTCCGAACTCATGCTTTTCTGAATATAACTGAACCTTTGTGTTGTAATCGACTTCCCTATCTTTTAAGTTGCAAATCTGCACCCCCTCCTCCATTTCGGTGACATAGTAGATGTTTACTTCTATTAGAAAAACATAAGGAATTTGCCCAAGTGCCATACGCAGGTAGTTGGAACTCTTTTGTAACTCGTTTTTAGCACTACCGACTGGTTTTATGTGCCATATGCATGTTGTTAGAACTTGGAATGTGTACTTGATCCGGGAGCTCTACGAGACCTTCCGCGGCTTCAGAATCTTCACTTCAGAATTCAGTTTATGTAGTCTACAAATAAGATAACTTCTAACATGAGTGAACCCTTTTGAGAGGCTACATGAGATAAAATCAGTGCGTGATTTAATTTTTTcatatatatgcaggggtgacgccacatttattattttctatgaaGCGATGACCACATCAAAGAAGCTGCTTTGTGGGCACTTGTCTCCTTTATATGGGTAGTCAATGATGGCTAGAGTGTCGCCGCGGCTGGACGAGACCGCTTCTCCCAGAACATGTATGTTCAAAGTTTTTTTTGGCTTAGCTATTTTGTTTCTTTATGACATTGTACATTTCAGTTCCACTGCAGTTGTTTGACATGGGACTGGAGGTCTAGAAAAGCGCTTGAAAAGTTTGCCTTCGGGATGGGTTGCCTCTGGTATGTATAACGCATGGATGCTGACCTATTATTATCCCAGAGCTGTAAACCGTTCCTACTGATCATTTTTCTCTCATGTTAGTCTTTTCAAGAAGATATGATTCAGCTTTTTTATCACAGAAACACTCAAAACTAAGAACATGAGGTATTTGTATTGACTAGCATAAATCTTGAAAAGATCATTGTAAGTTTCACTGGCTATGTTACTTGATTGAAACTGAACTTCCCTTGGTCCCAAAACTTTTATTTAGTCGTGTTCATTGACTTCCACATCAGATTTGGATTGTTCCATGGGGACTGATCTCATGTGTTTCTGTTTTCTGAAGGTTCTCTTGCCAATGCTTGCTTTTTGTGGAGCTTGAGCTTACAGCCAATGTTGTAATTGGATTGGAACAAAACCGTTTAGTTCTTCTTTAATTCAATACCTGACTCGATAGGGAATGTGCTAGCATATTTTCTTGTCCAAACCATTTCTCGTGCGATCTCATTCTTCTTTGGTAAATCAATGATTTCTTGCTCTGATTCTTGTGATGAGGCTTAATGTATTGCGAAAATTATGAGCCCATGCCTTTCATATTGGCATACAagcaagaaaaaagtaacaaaatTCATATGATCTCGAGGATAggtgcagtggcggagcttggaagAAATCTTGGGCAGGCCAAACTAGAGCACAAAGATTTGCTCCAAAACTAAATCAATTCTTCTCTGATTATCCTTACTATGGAACTTATATTGCAATTTCTAAACAGCAATAGATAAATTATTCATCCTACCAAATTGTTAACAAATAATTGCTACAGCCGATAGGGAAATTTCTGTGGAGAGAATCAAGCTGCAATTATATTGTCGTGAAGTGATTTGGGGAAAGAGAGTTCTCACTTGTGGCATGCGCCTGGGAGAATTGGAGCAACTGCCGAGCTACATCAAAAAAATAGGAGAAGATAAGAGGACTAGAGGAAATGTGGTTATGGCTTTCTAATAATTACAACAACAATGAGCACAGGCATGTAATTGCCTTTTTATGGTTTTATAATAGTTACAACAACAATGAGCATGAGGTTTCCAGAATACACGTGAGTCTCTCACTCCCATCTCTCCTACTCATGGTTTACAAGTTAGTACATAAAAGTAGTTGGTTAGTATCTTTGCTTTTTTTATATACTGATTCATGATCTTCCTACAGAGATGGCTGGAGAAATGGCCCAGGAAATCAACTTTTGTTAGACTTGCTGGTGAAGGAGATTGGTTCCaccaatataaggttgtagctttacTCCGGATTTACCATTTACATGTATAGTTTTTAACTATACTTCCCTGGCTAAGAATGTCACATATTGTTTTTATATAGCTGGTGGTTCAATGGAGGGAACCATACATGAAACCTTCCTTGCAATATACTTTTCCCTTTGCTATGTAGAATGACTGTGCCCTACCTAATGTGTTTGTGTGGTGTATTGTTCTAGATTCATATTATCTGTATTGATAATGCCACTGTTTTTCCTGCCATTGTAGCTGAAGAGTTAGCGGATTGTTTGGACTGAATTCTGAATATGTTGCGTTTGTGCCATGTGAGAGAAATAGCATATTGTTATCATCTTCATATAGTAGTAGAGTGTTCTCAGTGTTGCCCCTGGACAAAAATGTACGTTGAGGTCAGCTATCTTGAATGGTACTTCTTTCGTTCCTCTGCATGATTTCGCTTCATTGCTTTAAAACTTAAGCATGTTGTTCTTTTAAGGAGCCGATCATTTCAAGTACGGACTACGGAGGGACGACGGCTTGAGATATAGTCTCAGCACCATCATTGGCTGCAAGAATTTGCTCCCCGGAAGCGAAAATGTCAACACGGTAGCCTCGTAACCACCTCTCGCATTATTATGAATATTGTTCTTTATATTTAGACATATCTCATACATTCACGATTAATTGAACTATGTACCTAGCTTAATTAATCTACGCATACATCAGATGTATTCTCCCATGGTACATGTAAATTTGATTTTCCTCTCTATGATGGACATTGGGGCTGAATTACTGAGTGACGACTGATGGTATTGTGTACTTGCTGCAAAAAGAAGAAAAGTAAAATTGCTTGAATTATGCCTTTTTAGTACAGATTTAGTTCAACAATGCTAATTGGTTGTGTTAAACTGCAGCATGTTTTCCCCTCACGCGACGAATTGATAAAAGGACAATATTTTGGTTGTCCATGCAA contains:
- the LOC124695873 gene encoding eukaryotic peptide chain release factor GTP-binding subunit ERF3A-like, with product MFVISGEAGTWATAVVVLGGALAAADLIFRTTTSRHHHHREEGQVAAALRLSLMCSGIPMSATLLSSISSPAVALVFSFSLRFSDLLNLVAVKDVDVDTVLLLNSCNKTDVQFLPISGLCGANMKTRMDKSICSWWDGPCLFEVLDRIEVPLRDPRGPVRMPIIDKYKDMGTVVMGKLESGTIREGDSLLVMPNKSNVKVIGINLDEKKVRRAGPGENVRVKLSGIEEDDIMAGFVLSSIGYFHCWLQGSVTYPLCR